One window from the genome of Salvia miltiorrhiza cultivar Shanhuang (shh) chromosome 7, IMPLAD_Smil_shh, whole genome shotgun sequence encodes:
- the LOC130994794 gene encoding glycine dehydrogenase (decarboxylating), mitochondrial-like, producing the protein MERARKLANRAILRRLVSESKQQPLHNQSSRYASSLSPSVVQGRSAANASAANHRFYSRNLAQFVGTRSISVDALKPSDTFPRRHNSATPEDQSKMAEFVGFETLDSLIDATVPKSIRAGDMKFSIFDEGLTEAQMVEHMKDLASKNKVFKSFIGMGYYNTFVPPVILRNIMENPAWYTQYTPYQAEISQGRLESLLNYQTMVTDLTGLPMSNASLLDEGTAAAEAMAMCNNILKGKKKTFVIASNCHPQTIDVCKTRADGFDLKVVVSDVKDIDYSSGDVCGVLVQYPGTEGEVVDYGEFVKKAHANGVKVVMASDLLALTMLKPPGEFGADIVVGSAQRFGVPMGYGGPHAAFLATSQEYKRMMPGRIIGVSVDSSGKPALRMAMQTREQHIRRDKATSNICTAQALLANMAAMYAVYHGPEGLKSIAQRVHGLAATFATGLKKLGTVEVQSLPFFDTVKVKCGDAKAIADAAYKNEINLRVVDENTITVAFDETTTLEDVDKLFSVFASGKPVPFTAESLASEIQNLIPAGLVRQSPFLTNQIFNSYHTEHELLRYIYKLQSKDLSLCHSMIPLGSCTMKLNATTEMMPVTWPAFTDIHPFAPTEQAAGYQEMFKNLGDLLCTITGFDSFSLQPNAGAAGEYAGLMVIRAYHRSRGDHHRDVCIIPVSAHGTNPASAAMCGMKIVAVGTDSKGNINIEELRKAAETNKNSLAALMVTYPSTHGVYEEGIDEICKIIHDNGGQVYMDGANMNAQVGLTSPGFIGADVCHLNLHKTFCIPHGGGGPGMGPIGVKKHLAPFLPSHPVIATGGIPEPEQSQPLGTISAAPWGSALILPISYTYIAMMGSKGLTDASKIAILNANYMAKRLEKDFPVLFRGVNGTCAHEFIIDLRGFKNTAGIEPEDVAKRLMDYGFHAPTMSWPVPGTLMIEPTESESKAELDRFCDALISIREEISMIEKGKADINNNVLKSAPHPPSLLMADVWTKPYSREYAAFPAAWLKNAKFWPTTGRVDNVYGDRNLICTLLPVSQMAEEAAAATA; encoded by the exons atggAGCGCGCGAGGAAGCTAGCGAACCGTGCCATCCTCCGCCGCCTCGTCTCCGAATCGAAGCAGCAGCCATTGCACAACCAATCCTCGCGCTACGCCTCCTCCCTCTCCCCCAGCGTCGTGCAGGGCCGGAGCGCCGCCAATGCCTCCGCCGCCAACCACCGCTTCTACTCTCGAAACCTCGCCCAATTCGTCGGCACCCGCTCCATCTCCGTCGACGCCCTCAAGCCCAGCGACACCTTCCCGCGCCGCCACAACTCCGCCACGCCGGAGGACCAGTCCAAGATGGCGGAGTTCGTCGGCTTCGAAACCCTAGATTCCCTAATCGACGCCACCGTCCCCAAATCCATCCGCGCGGGCGACATGAAGTTTTCAATCTTCGACGAGGGCTTGACGGAGGCGCAGATGGTCGAGCACATGAAGGATTTAGCTTCGAAAAACAAGGTTTTCAAGTCGTTTATTGGGATGGGGTATTACAACACATTTGTGCCTCCTGTGATTCTGAGGAATATAATGGAGAATCCGGCTTGGTACACTCAATACACCCCTTACCAAGCTGAGATTTCTCAAGGGAGGCTCGAATCGTTGTTGAATTATCAAACCATGGTTACAGATCTCACCGGCTTGCCCATGTCGAACGCCTCCCTCCTCGATGAAGGGACTGCGGCCGCAGAGGCAATGGCGATGTGCAACAACATCTTGAAGGGGAAGAAGAAGACCTTTGTGATTGCCAGCAACTGCCACCCGCAGACAATCGATGTTTGCAAGACGAGGGCCGATGGATTCGATCTGAAAGTTGTTGTCTCGGATGTGAAGGACATTGATTACAGCTCCGGTGATGTCTGTGGCGTGCTCGTGCAGTATCCAGGGACGGAGGGGGAGGTTGTCGACTACGGGGAGTTCGTCAAGAAGGCTCACGCTAATGGTGTGAAGGTTGTGATGGCCTCTGATTTGCTGGCCTTGACAATGCTGAAGCCACCGGGCGAGTTTGGGGCCGATATTGTGGTGGGGTCGGCTCAGAGGTTTGGGGTTCCGATGGGGTATGGCGGCCCCCACGCTGCGTTCTTGGCTACCTCGCAGGAGTACAAGAGGATGATGCCCGGGAGGATCATCGGTGTCAGTGTTGATTCGTCCGGGAAGCCTGCTCTTCGGATGGCTATGCAGACGAGGGAGCAGCATATCCGCCGTGACAAGGCCACTAGCAACATCTGCACTGCTCAA GCTTTGCTGGCCAACATGGCTGCCATGTATGCCGTCTATCATGGACCGGAAGGCCTTAAGAGTATTGCTCAGCGGGTGCATGGTTTGGCTGCAACATTTGCTACTGGATTGAAAAAGCTCGGGACTGTAGAAGTTCAGAGCCTTCCGTTCTTTGACACAGTGAAGGTCAAATGTGGAGATGCAAAGGCGATTGCTGATGCTGCTTACAAGAATGAAATAAATTTGAGGGTTGTCGACGAGAACACT ATAACCGTTGCTTTTGATGAAACAACTACATTGGAAGATGTGGACAAGTTGTTTTCCGTCTTTGCATCTGGCAAGCCT GTACCATTCACTGCTGAATCTCTTGCATCAGAGATTCAGAACTTGATTCCTGCAGGACTTGTGAGGCAGAGCCCGTTTCTAACGAACCAAATATTCAACTC GTACCACACGGAGCATGAGCTTCTTAGATACATCTACAAACTTCAGTCGAAGGATCTCTCTTTGTGCCATAGCATGATTCCCTTGGGATCGTGCACGATGAAACTGAATGCAACGACAGAAATGATGCCGGTGACGTGGCCTGCCTTCACGGACATTCACCCTTTTGCCCCCACGGAACAGGCTGCTGGTTACCAG GAAATGTTCAAGAATTTGGGTGACCTATTGTGTACGATCACTGGCTTCGATTCTTTCTCTCTACAACCCAATGCCGGTGCAGCTGGAGAATATGCTGGACTCATGGTTATTCGAGCATATCACAGG TCGAGAGGAGACCACCACCGCGATGTATGCATCATTCCAGTCTCGGCACATGGAACGAACCCTGCAAGCGCGGCCATGTGTGGGATGAAAATTGTGGCTGTTGGAACTGATTCGAAGGGAAACATCAACATTGAAGAGTTGCGGAAGGCTGCGGAGACAAACAAGAACAGCTTGGCTGCTCTTATG GTCACATATCCTTCGACCCATGGAGTTTACGAGGAAGGCATTGACGAGATCTGCAAAATAATCCACGACAATGGCGGACAAGTTTACATGGATGGAGCCAACATGAACGCTCAG GTTGGTTTGACTAGCCCGGGTTTCATTGGTGCCGATGTATGCCATCTCAATCTCCACAAAACATTCTGTATTCCCCATGGTGGAGGCGGACCTGGTATGGGGCCTATTGGGGTGAAGAAACACCTAGCGCCGTTCCTACCTTCGCATCCAGTG ATAGCCACCGGAGGCATACCAGAACCCGAGCAATCTCAACCACTCGGTACTATCTCTGCTGCGCCATGGGGCTCCGCTCTCATTTTACCTATATCGTACACCTACATTGCCATGATGGGATCGAAGGGATTAACTGATGCATCAAAGATTGCCATCTTGAACGCAAACTACATGGCCAAGCGTTTGGAG AAGGATTTCCCCGTTCTTTTCCGCGGTGTGAATGGAACGTGCGCCCACGAGTTCATCATCGATTTGAGAGGCTTTAAG AACACCGCTGGGATCGAGCCCGAGGATGTTGCCAAACGTCTAATGGACTACGGATTCCACGCTCCCACAATGTCGTGGCCTGTTCCTGGCACACTCATGATTGAGCCCACTGAAAGTGAAAGCAAG GCTGAGCTAGACAGGTTCTGCGATGCTCTCATCTCTATCCGGGAAGAGATCTCGATGATCGAGAAAGGAAAAGCCGACATCAACAACAATGTGCTCAAG AGCGCTCCACACCCGCCCTCGTTGCTCATGGCCGACGTCTGGACTAAACCATACTCACGAGAATATGCAGCCTTCCCCGCTGCATGGCTCAAGAATGCCAAGTTCTGGCCAACCACAG GGCGTGTCGACAACGTGTATGGAGACCGGAACCTTATCTGCACCCTCCTCCCGGTGTCGCAGATGGCGGAGGAGGCGGCCGCTGCGACTGCTTAA
- the LOC130994891 gene encoding putative F-box protein At3g52320 — protein MLHIRSRAYYVRRRKKERPTNMKSLPKELLFEILLRVPADHLYERARLVCRRWYHIIHSHAFINAQMHGATYGLLLSPVKGNTLPLYVTADANGGIHKSELNHISKLGVLATCNGLVLELEDGDYHPRRLVIVNPATKQSFLLPPLPTGVAYRLHQYGFAYSAASLAYKVIAPYSIHHSQPRLQIDYGLDVLTVGVDESWRHVDVHHLPDHVRTFFDKAPLTSEGFLHWGSGRYCATMDVETEIITLSEAPGQYHESRYTYLSTGRCVSLLAACGYLSWEVWEMKAETGEWRKALPNVDLGAQKCWNQQFAPQDGRVLERLGWVKYPHVLALYFDDFYWKESRPCIFYNIYTHQLHSIELPKSYTERYAAFVHKNSLMWLS, from the coding sequence ATGTTACACATCAGAAGTCGGGCTTATTATGTCCGGAGGCGTAAAAAGGAGAGGCCAACAAATATGAAGTCCCTCCCCAAAGAGCTATTGTTCGAAATCCTCCTCCGTGTCCCGGCCGATCATCTCTACGAGAGAGCGAGGCTCGTGTGCCGGCGGTGGTACCACATTATCCATTCTCATGCCTTCATCAACGCGCAGATGCACGGTGCTACCTATGGACTCCTCCTATCACCCGTAAAGGGTAATACACTGCCACTTTATGTAACAGCCGATGCAAACGGTGGAATCCACAAATCTGAGCTAAATCACATCTCCAAATTGGGAGTTCTTGCTACCTGCAACGGTTTGGTGCTGGAGTTGGAAGACGGAGATTACCACCCTCGTCGTCTTGTGATTGTGAATCCTGCAACGAAGCAGTCATTCCTCCTCCCACCATTGCCTACAGGCGTAGCCTATCGCTTGCACCAGTATGGTTTTGCATACTCTGCAGCTTCCTTGGCGTATAAAGTGATTGCACCGTATTCTATTCACCACTCCCAACCACGTCTACAAATTGACTACGGTCTTGACGTGCTCACTGTTGGAGTCGATGAATCCTGGAGGCACGTCGACGTTCACCACCTCCCCGACCATGTCAGGACATTCTTCGATAAGGCTCCCTTGACTAGTGAAGGTTTCCTGCACTGGGGAAGCGGGAGATACTGCGCGACCATGGATGTGGAGACGGAGATCATTACACTGAGTGAAGCCCCAGGTCAGTACCATGAAAGCAGGTATACATATTTGTCAACTGGGAGGTGTGTGTCGCTCCTGGCTGCGTGTGGGTATCTGTCGTGGGAGGTTTGGGAGATGAAGGCAGAGACGGGCGAGTGGAGGAAGGCGCTGCCCAACGTCGACTTGGGAGCTCAGAAATGCTGGAATCAACAGTTTGCTCCTCAAGATGGTCGAGTTCTTGAGCGACTTGGTTGGGTTAAATATCCACATGTTTTGGCCTTGTATTTTGACGACTTTTATTGGAAGGAAAGCCGGCCTTGCATTTTCTACAATATTTATACGcatcaactccactccattgaGCTACCGAAAAGCTATACTGAACGTTATGCGGCTTTTGTGCATAAGAATAGTCTGATGTGGTTAAGTTAG